TTCGTTGGTTGATGACCGCCTGGTTCGCCGCGCTGAGCTTGTTGATGGCTTCGACGACCGACTTCTCGGTCCCGGTCATGTTGCTGCAACTTGCGCCATTGATGCAGTCGCGGATCTTCTGGATGTTGGCGAGCTGGTCTTTCTTCAGCGTATCGCGGGCCTTGCAGATCTCCTCCAGATTGGCCTCCTGGTTCGTGCTCGGAGGCGAGACCGTGCAGGAATGTCCGGACACGGGATCGCTGTAGCCGCTGTACGCCGGGCTCCTGCTGTAGAAGACGAGCTCCGCGTCGACGGCGCAGATCTGCTCGACGATGGGAATACGGGCCGACTTGAATGACGTCTCCTGCGCGGTCTTGTACTTGTCGACGAGGATTTCCGTGAGGTCGATCCTCCACTGCGCGGCCTCGATACCCTTCTGGACCTGTCCCTTGCGTGCTTCGAGGATGTCGAGCTCCGCCTTGTCCGCCAGGAACTGCCGGTCGAGCTCCTCCTTCTGGGCGAGCAGGGCCTCGACCTGCATGGCGAAGTTGTATTCCGCCATGGTCATGTCGATGCTGAAGCGGAGATCATCCAGCCTGGCGTTGATGGCCTCCTTCTCCAGTCCGAGGAGATCCTGCTCCGTCTGTGTCTTGATGCTCTGGAGTTGGTGGGAGAGCTCCAGTTGCTCCCGGGCGAGTGTCGCCTCGATGGCCTTGATGCGTTGCTCGAGCTGGAACTTCGGCATGCTCCGGTCGATGAGCTCCACCTGGGCCCGGAGCTCCTGGGTGAGCCGGCCCGCGGTCGCCTGCATCTGCGCGAGCTTGTACACCTCGAGGTCCAGGACGCGCGAGTTCTGCTGATTGGCGAGATCCAACTGCTGATTGGTGTGGGTGGTGAACTTGGCCGCCCAGGTGTCCATCTGCTGGCGGAGCTCCCCCTCCTGGCGGCGGATGGCTTCCCGCTGGCCGACGAGCTGCCGGGACAGAGCGGCCAGGCTGTTGCCCGTGAGCTGTTCCGGATCGATGTTGAGGTACAGGTAGCCCTTGCGGACCGAGTCGAGCCGCGTGTTGACGTCGGACTCGAGCGAGGTGAGCGTGGAGAGCTCGGAGCCGAAGAGGTCCGCGTTCGCCGCGGGAAGGCTGCTCCTCGCCTCGAGGATGACCCAGAACGCCTGGTCGTAATACGTCGCCGCGTTGTAGTACTCGGTCCCCTTCTTCTTCGCGCGGTCATCCTCTCCCAGCGTCTCCGCCACCTGGTACTGAAGGTTGTCGAGGCGGGAGAACGAGGCCTTGCGATACCAGATGTCTCCCGCCGCCACGAAGAGCCGGGCCTTGAGCGAGTTGAGGCGCGCATGTGCCTTGAGGAAGCGGTTGAGCGGGAGGTCCATCGGATTGCTGGTGGAGCCCGCGGCCTGCTGCTGGCGTGCGAGGTTCTTCAGGGCCTGCTCGACCCGCTGGACACCCTGCATGGCCTGCGCCTCGTACGGATCGCGCACCTCCCCGTTGCCACCGGGAGGATCCGACGGGAACCAGGCATTGCTCGTCTCCCGCATCAGGGGATAGCCGGTCGCGCGGAAGAGCTGGACGTTGGCGAGCTGGTAGGCGCACTCCGCGTCACACAGCAGGGGCGCCATGCTGGCGCAGCCCGTGCTCTTGAGGAGCCCATCGAGCTCCTTGAAGCTCTTCTCCATCAGGAGCACGTCCGCGCGGTAGTTGGCGATCCGAAGCGCGGAGACGAGCTGGGTGATGTGGCCCTTGATCGCGACCTCGTTGCCCGGAGCGCACGAGGAGCCCTGAGCCCAGGCGGCGGAGGGGAGGAGTGCCAGCCACAGCACGAAAAGGCATGCGGAACGTTTCATTGATTGAACCCCGTCTCGCCGTTCACTGGCCGCGCGTGGCGATGTCGACATACGCGGACGACAGGTCATCCAACTTCTGGGCGAAATCGCCGTACCCCGGCCGTGTGCCGCTCTGCGCCTTGAGCTCCGTGTAGACCGTCGCGAGCTGCGCCAGACACGTGTTGAGCTGCGCGGCGAGGCTCTCGAGGTTCTGCGGCGTCACCGCCGCCGGAAGCGTCACGCAGACCTTGACCCGATCCCGGGCACTGGTGCTCAGCCCGGGGGTCACCGCCATCTCCCGGAGCAGGGTCACGGTGTCCGACAGGAACTGCGTGTGCGCGTCACGTGTGGCACGTGCGCTGGCGACTTCCGCGCTGAGCTCGGCGGCTCCCGTGGCGCTGATGATGGCGCTGATGCGTTTCTGTCTGTCCTCGAGGTCGGCCACCAGGGGCTGCTTCTGGCTTCCCTGTGGGACGCTGTAGAGCATCAGCTTGTCCTGCACGACGAAGTCGTGGACGGGCCGCGTGTCGCTGACGGACTTCTTCAGGGCGAAGATCTCGCGTGTGGGCACCTCCACGTGGGAAGCCTGACCGGCGCTCGCGTAGTCCTCCAACTTGCGCTGGGCGATCTGGAGGGCGGCATCCATCTCCTTGCCGACCTTCACCGCGATGGCCTGGTCCACCGCCCCCCTGACGGTCTGCTCCACCTCGCTCTTGCGGATGGCGCGCTGGAGCGAGCAGATGCCGTCGGGAATGTGGTGCACGAAGCTGTTGGAGAAGAAGCTGCTGGCCGCGGTGCGCAGGGACTCCCAACCGGTCGGCACCCGGGCCTGGACGGGGCCGCCCGTGGGGCTCTGCCGGGTCCATCCGAGGAAGCGGGCATGATCGGCCGCGCGCTCGTACGAGAGGCACTTCTGCTCGCGCGTCTGTCCCTCGAGGAACACGGCGGTGTTCGTGAGGAAGAGCTCGAGGTGCGCGGCGTTCGACCATGTCTCGAGGGCGATGCTGCGATCCATCGAGTCCGCCTCCGAGCGGTAGCCCTGAACGGCGCCGAGCAGCAGATCGAGCCGGGCGGTCCGCTCGTGGACGGTCCGTGCCAGACTCGCCTCCAGGCTGACGACGGGCAGGATGGGACCCGTCGTCGTGGCGCTCGCGCGTGGCGCGGCTGCCGCGAAGTCGTATTCGATGCCACCCCCCCCACCGCCGCCTCCGGAGGAGGTCTGGCCGAGGTGGGTGGTCAGGACGGTGATGAGGCTCGCCTCCAGGGGGCGTCCCCCGGTTGCCGCCTGCCACAGGCTCTCCACCTGGGGGAAGCCGTAGGTGGGGACCACGATCTCCTCCCCGGGCTGGGCGGCCGAGAGGGAGAGCGGGAAAAGGGACGTCGTCAGGAAGAGCGTGACGCGAAGCGCCACGCGGCGCGGCGATGTCATGGATTGGTTCCCCCCGTGCAGTACCAGGCGGGATTCGAGGCACTGCAGTGGACCTTCATCTTGGTGCGCCAGTCGGTGTCGATCCGGGTGGCGTGCGTGAAGAGCATGGAGTTGCCCTCGGCCGCCGCCGCGGTCTTGAGCTTCGCGAACCCCTTCTCCTCGGAGGCCCAGAATCGGGTCCACAGGTTCACGCCCAGCAGGAGCTCCGACGAGAGCTTCTTCACCTCGAGGATGGTCTGCTCCTTCTTCTGGAGGTAGTCGTCCATCGATTGGGCCGCGAGGGCACCCAGGAGCTGGGTCTCCAGGGCCGTGACCCGGGTCTCGACCTGGAGGAGTCCCTGGTAGCGCGCATCCAGGCCCGTCAGGATGGCCTGCTTCTTGTTCTGGTCGTAGCGGAAGAGCGGGAAGGTGGTGTCACTGGAGTCATCGGTGATGACCGTTCCCGCGCCGAACTGCGCATTGATGTCGTCCCGGATGGAGAGCAGTTGGGTCCGCCCGGCGTCGAGCTCGATCGATGCCGCGCGGTAGCGGGTCTCGACCTGGGACGCGGTGGTCACCAGGCTCTGCATCATCTGCTGGAAGGAGCCCATCTTCTCCCGGAAGAGGGGCCCCAGGGCTCCATCCGTCTCGGTGTTGTAGATCAGCCCTTGAATGCGCTCGATGGCGTAGCGCCGGGCATGGCGCTCCAGGCTCGTCGCGGTGTGCGAGGACTCCTCGCAGCCGGTGATGCTCTTGAGCGCGTCCATCGTCTTGGTCGCGTGATAGACGTACCGCATCTCATCGGACGTCCCGAACGTCTGCTGCGTCTCGAACTTGTGGTTGCGCTCGGTGAGGAAGGCCTCGAGCAGATCCTTCGCGCGGAGGGTGTGGAAGCAGCGGAGGCTGTGGGCAGCCGTCCGATTGGACAGCCCGAAGTGCGCCCTGCCGAGGAAGTACTTCTCGATGGGCTCGTAGCCGATGACGTTCAGGCTGATCCGGTCGATGATGCCCTGGTAGTCCCCATGGGCCGCGAGGGTCTCGTAGCAGATGCGCTTGTCATCCCCCTGACAGGCGCTGTCCGAGCTGGCCGTGGGTTCCGCCGCGGTACCGACCGCGGGACACACGAGGAGCGTGGCGAGCAGCAATCGCAGTCGCTTGTTCATGGCGTCGATGTCCCTGGCTGGAGGGCTACTGGCGGATGTAGGTGAAATTACAACCCGTCGTGGCCTTCGTCCGCACGTAGCACTCGATGGACGGATAGTTCGCCTTCAAGGTGCCCTTCTTGATGAGGCCGCGGATGGTGCTGGTCTTCGATTCGATGGTCGAGCTCGAGCACGTGAGGTTGTTGCGCTTACAGGCCCGCTCGACGATCTTCGGGATTTCATAGGCGCAAGCGCCGTCCGCGGGGGTGCACTCGTCCTGGAGGTAGTACTCGTGGCTCTCGCGCAGCATGGCGAGAGAGAAGTCCGGATTGGGGACCTGCGGGGAGTAGACCTCGGGCCGATAGAAAGACCCCGTCCACCAGGAGATGCCTTCGTCCGCGGCGCACTCGGAGGCCTCGTCGTTCGTATGGACGCAGCCGAACACGTCGTCGTAGGACTGGACGAGGTCACGCCGCCAGGGGGCATGCGACTTCTGCACCAGGTCGTAGACCCACCGATAGATGCCTTTCTCGAAGGCAGCGGTCGTGTTGTTGGCGACGTCGGTCTTGAGGAAGGCCAGGTCATGCGACTTGGCCACGGAGTTGTCGAACTTGGGACGGAAGGTGTTGTCGCGCTTTCCGTCGCTCACCGCGTTGCCGAGGACCGTCGGGAGGACGCTCGAATCCGCCCAGAGCTTCTCGCCGACCTTGCGCTGCAGCGCCAGGAAGGCCTGGGCGTCATCCGGGTTCTCCATGAGCCCTCGGTTGAAGCCCTTCTCCTTGCCTGCACCGGCCGTGCTCCCATAGGTCAGGAGGGCGTGCTCGCGCATGCGGACGGCGAGCCGCGGCGCACGCTCCTTGATGAAGTCCCGGATGAGCGTGAAGTTCGCGCGCAGCGGAGCCCCGAATCCGCCGCCCGTGACCTTCCCCTTCAGGTAGTCGGTGATGTGATGGCCGTCGCAGTCGCTTTCGATATTCGGTGCCGGGCTCGCGGCCGCCAGAGCGCGGTCCACGACGGCGGCCAGCTCGGAAGACCGTACCTTGGACTCGAACTCCGCGGTCATGGCCTCCTGGATCCTGGTGGGGTTCCCCTGGAGCTCGTTCCAGAAGTGAATATACGTCGCCTTGTAACTGGTGCGCTCTCCCTCCGTGATGGGACGGCCGAAGACAGCCGCGAACCAGGCATCAATCACAGCCAGGTTCGCCTCTGGCCCGCAGTTGATGTCGTAGAGACGGGTCTTCTCATCCGGCTGGTTGCGGTCGATCAGGAGGTACTCCACGGCCGGGCGCAGGACCATGAGGCTCTGGCTGGCTGTCCCGGATGGGGTGGTGGTGGTGAAGTAGTTCCCAGCTGTATCGCACGAGAAGCGGAAGAGTGCGTTCCTGCTCTTGTTGAACCGGAAGTAGGCGCTGGCCGGATACTCCAGGACCGAGAAGATCGTGAGGTCATCATTGCGGCAGTGGAGGACCGGCTGCTCGCCGGGGTGAGACGCGAGGAAACGCGGGTCATCCTGCGCGATGAGCTCGGGAGTGGTGCTCCCGAAGCCGAGCGCCTGCTGAATCTGCGCCCGATTGGAGCCACAGTCGATTGCATAACCCAGGCCACCGGAGATGAGATACAGCGGCCTGGACGTCCGGACTCCATCGAAGGGGTAGTCGCTGACGAAGAGTTGGGCCTTATCGAATGGGATGGCGGGGCGAGGAAGGAGGGGGGGCGAGCCCACCGCGGAGGGGAGAGGCTGTGCGGTGGCTGAATAGCAGTTGATGTCGATCTCCGTGAGCCCATGGTCCGTCGGCTCCAGCCAGAAGCTGCGAAGGGTGGGGAGGATGGGGATGCTGTCCCTCACCAGGTCGAAATCAAAATCACTCGAGCTCTTCATGGCGAGCGCCGTGAAGAGATTCATGCAACTGGCGGAGAAGAGGTAGTCGGGAGCACCGCGGAGGCGCAGGTAGTATTGGGGCCGTCCCTGCGGCTGTACGCCGATCACCCGGAAGACCTGCAGAACCTGCCGCCGGGTCTCCTCCTCGGTCTTCCCACAACGGAGCGTGATGATGGGAACGTCGACATCCCCGTTCGCCCGCCTCAGGTCGTCCGGAAGATTCGACAAATCTCCCCAGTGCTCCATCTCGCCGAGGGTGAGATTCCGGCTGTACCCGAACGCTTCCAGCATCGTTCCGTAGTTGCTGCCACAGCCGATGCGGAATGCGACCGTGGGCACCTGCCCCTTGTAACTGACGACGACGGGAAGCTCGCTCGGAAGACCGTCCAGGAGGTCCGGGTTCGAGTATGCATAGGCCTCGATCTCCCGGTCGGTGATGATCTCGGATGAGCGCTCAGAGGTTGGCTGGGCCTCGGCGTGTTCTCTGTCCGGGTTACACGCGGCGATGACACACAAGCAGCTGGCCCAAAGACACAAACGCATCCAATGCATGAGGAAACCCTCTGCATGCCGCCCTGAAGGACCAGGGGTATGGCCGCAATTGAAATTCTGGCAGACGAGCTACGAACCCGGAGAAGGCCGCTTGAAGCGAATTCTCGTTTTCAGCGAATGCCGTACTTCCAGAGGAATACCGGCTGTACGGATTGTGAAGCTGTACACAATCCGTACTATGATTGCACGCGCAAAAATTGCGGCTGATATGGGCTGACGGGTGTCGCTGGACGCGACGCGCACCAAGATTGTCCGCGAGGCGCCAGTGCTGGCGATGCACCCATTCTCGAGTGGCGATCGAGAAGATACTGACTACATCGGGTTTGCTGGATTTTGAAAAATCGGAAGCCGGCGCATGGTCGAGCAGCTCTTCCGAGAAACCCTCGGTCGTAACAGGACGAGGGGCACGCGCGTCACGGATGACGCGGTGCCCCTCTGTCCGTTCCCGAGTTCCTAGTAGCGGTAGTGGTCGCTCTTGTACGGGCCCTCGAGGGGCACGCCGATGTACTTCGCCTGATCCGGGGTGAGCTCGGTCAGCATCGCGCCCAGCTTGGTGAGCTGCAGGCGCGCCACCTTCTCATCCAGGTGCCGTGGCAGCATGTACACGCCCGGCTTGTACTTGCCCGGGTTGCTGAAGATCTCCACCTGCGCCAGCACCTGGTTGGCGAACGAGGAGCTCATCACGTAGCTGGGGTGGCCGGTGCCGCAGCCCAGGTTCACCAGACGCCCCTCGGCCAGCAGGATGATGCGCTTGTTGTCCGGGAAGATGATGTGGTCGACCTGCGGCTTGATGTTCTCCCACTTGTACTGCTTGAGGCTCGCCACATCGATCTCGTTGTCGAAGTGGCCGATGTTGCACACGATCGCGTTGTTCTTCATCCGCTTCATGTGCTCGTGGGTGATGACCTGGTAGTTGCCCGTCGCGGTCACGAAGATGTCGGCCTTGTCCGCCGCGTACTCCATGGTCACGACCCGGTAACCCTCCATCGCCGCCTGGAGCGCGCAGATGGGATCGATCTCGGTCACCCACACCTGGGCCTGCAGACCGCGCAGCGCCTGCGCCGAGCCCTTGCCCACCTCACCGTAGCCGGCGACCACGGCCACCTTGCCGGCGATCATCACGTCCGTGGCGCGCTTGATGCCGTCCACCAGGGACTCGCGGCAGCCATAGATGTTGTCGAACTTGGACTTGGTCACCGAGTCGTTGACGTTGATGGCCGGGAACGCGAGCTTCCCCTCCTTGGCCATCTGGTACAGGCGGTGCACGCCCGTGGTGGTCTCCTCGGTGACGCCGCGGATGTTCGCGAGGATCTTCGAGTACCAGCCGGGTTTGGCCGCCAGCTGCTTCTTGATCGCCGCGAAGAGCACCGTCTCCTCCTCGCTGCCCGGCTTGGACAGGACGGAGAGGTCCTTCTCGGCGCGGGTGCCCAGGTGGATGAGCAGGGTGGCGTCACCGCCGTCATCGAGGATCATGTTGGGCGTGCCGCCGTCGGCCCAGTCGAAGATGCGGTGGGTGTACTCCCAGTACTCCTCGAGCGTCTCGCCCTTGTAGGCGAACACGGGGGTACCGCCCGCGGCGATGGCGGCCGCGGCGTGGTCCTGCGTGGAGAAGATGTTGCAGGACGCCCAGCGGATCTCCGCCCCGAGCGCTTCCAGGGTCTGGATGAGCACCGCGGTCTGGATCGTCATGTGGAGCGACCCGGCGATGCGGGCGCCCTTGAGGGGCTGGGTCTTGGCGAACTCGTCGCGGATCGCCATGAGACCCGGCATCTCGGTCTCGGCGATCGCGATCTCCTTGCGGCCCCAGTCGGCCAGCTTGATGTCGGCGACGCGGTAGTCGGTGAACTTGGTCAGATCGATTGCAGCCCGCATGCATTGCTCCTGATTGGCAGGGGGCTGGATGTGGCAGACGGCTCCTGCTCGCCTCCCGGGCATCCAGCCACGAGTCAGCGAGCGCCGTTGCAGAACCTGAGCCTGGCGAGGGGAGACCCCCGTTGCAGCGCTCCTCAGGGTGCGCGGAACCTAACCCAGGAGGGCCGTCCTTCGCAAAGAGAGAAGTAACGGACGGCTGGCCCCGGGTGTAGGAGGCGGACGTGGGCGAGGGTGTGCACCGGCCGGGGGGCGGGCGACCACGCGGCCGCGCGCAGGCCCGGTTACAGCGCGGAACGAAGCCTGGCCGACACGCGGCCCGCGAATGGCCGATGGAGCCGTGCGGAGAGCGCGTAATCTCGAGCGCTCCTGCCCCTCGAGAGAGACGAAGACATGACGCCCCATCCCTTCACGGCCCCCGTTCGCAACACGTTCTCCTGGTGTGGTTCCGCCCTCGCGGTGCTTCTCGTGCTGGGCGGCTGTGGCACCTCTCCCGGACCGACGCCCCAGGCCCGCTGCGAGGGCTTCCGTGGAAGAACCCTGGAGGGGGCACAGATCACCGGCGCCGAGCTCGTCGCCGCGTCCGGCCAGTTGCCGGAGTACTGCAAGGTCTCTGGAATGCTTCCCCCTTCGCTCCACTTCGAGGTGCGCCTGCCCACCTCGTGGAACGGAAA
This is a stretch of genomic DNA from Archangium violaceum. It encodes these proteins:
- the ahcY gene encoding adenosylhomocysteinase: MRAAIDLTKFTDYRVADIKLADWGRKEIAIAETEMPGLMAIRDEFAKTQPLKGARIAGSLHMTIQTAVLIQTLEALGAEIRWASCNIFSTQDHAAAAIAAGGTPVFAYKGETLEEYWEYTHRIFDWADGGTPNMILDDGGDATLLIHLGTRAEKDLSVLSKPGSEEETVLFAAIKKQLAAKPGWYSKILANIRGVTEETTTGVHRLYQMAKEGKLAFPAINVNDSVTKSKFDNIYGCRESLVDGIKRATDVMIAGKVAVVAGYGEVGKGSAQALRGLQAQVWVTEIDPICALQAAMEGYRVVTMEYAADKADIFVTATGNYQVITHEHMKRMKNNAIVCNIGHFDNEIDVASLKQYKWENIKPQVDHIIFPDNKRIILLAEGRLVNLGCGTGHPSYVMSSSFANQVLAQVEIFSNPGKYKPGVYMLPRHLDEKVARLQLTKLGAMLTELTPDQAKYIGVPLEGPYKSDHYRY